The following are encoded together in the Serratia odorifera genome:
- the rcsA gene encoding transcriptional regulator RcsA, with product MPTIIMDSCSYTRLGLTDYLTTHGVKKRHINAITDIASLHEKCSRLKPSLVFINEDCFIHEANATERIKRVISLNPDTLFFIFMAITNVHFDDYLYVRKNVIISSKSIKPETMNQLLGHYLERKAPRAEKVNLDQTPVTLSQTESNMLRMWMSGQGTIQISDQMQIKAKTVSSHKGNIKRKIKTHNKQIIYHVVRLTDTLTSGIFVNSR from the coding sequence ATGCCAACGATCATCATGGACTCATGCAGCTATACGCGGCTGGGTCTTACCGACTACCTGACGACGCATGGAGTCAAGAAACGTCATATAAACGCTATTACGGACATAGCCAGCCTGCATGAAAAATGCAGCCGGCTGAAACCCAGCCTGGTGTTTATTAACGAAGACTGTTTCATCCATGAAGCCAACGCCACAGAACGAATAAAGCGGGTGATTTCTCTTAACCCCGATACGTTATTCTTCATCTTTATGGCCATTACCAACGTACATTTTGACGATTATTTATATGTTCGTAAAAATGTCATCATTTCGTCAAAATCGATCAAGCCAGAGACCATGAATCAGCTGCTGGGTCACTATCTTGAACGCAAGGCACCACGGGCAGAGAAGGTCAACCTCGACCAGACGCCGGTTACCCTTAGCCAAACGGAATCAAATATGTTGCGTATGTGGATGTCCGGACAGGGGACCATCCAGATATCCGACCAGATGCAAATTAAAGCAAAAACGGTGTCATCCCATAAAGGAAATATCAAAAGGAAGATAAAAACGCACAACAAGCAGATTATTTATCACGTTGTTCGTTTAACTGACACGCTGACCAGTGGAATATTTGTAAATAGCCGCTAA
- a CDS encoding NAD(P)H-quinone oxidoreductase, whose protein sequence is MPAMTLPKHMKAIEIAQPGEPEVLVVTQRPLPELAQGEILVKVAAAGVNRPDVLQRRGQYAPPPGASDIPGLEIAGEVVAVGAGVQHYAIGDRVCALIAGGGYAEYCKVHESNALPVPKGFSLVEAAAIPETFFTVWVNVFQRGHLKAGETVLIHGGTSGIGTVATLLAKAFCARVMTTVGSEEKRQASLALGADVAINYRTEDFVEQTLQATNGKGAEVIVDLIAGDYLAKNYQAAAMDGRIVQIGTQNGVVKELNLMPMLIKRLTHTGSTLRARSVEDKAQIAADLQQKVWPLLERGALKPQIFKTFPLEQAAAAHALMESSAHIGKIMLTQ, encoded by the coding sequence ATGCCCGCAATGACACTACCGAAGCACATGAAAGCAATTGAAATTGCCCAGCCCGGCGAGCCGGAGGTGCTGGTGGTAACGCAACGACCGCTGCCGGAACTGGCGCAGGGCGAAATTCTGGTCAAGGTCGCGGCAGCCGGGGTAAATCGCCCGGACGTATTGCAGCGTCGGGGTCAATACGCACCGCCTCCGGGTGCATCGGATATTCCGGGGCTGGAAATTGCCGGCGAAGTGGTCGCCGTCGGTGCCGGGGTGCAGCATTACGCCATTGGTGACCGCGTTTGCGCGCTGATCGCCGGCGGTGGTTATGCCGAATACTGCAAGGTACACGAAAGCAATGCCCTGCCGGTCCCCAAGGGTTTCAGCCTGGTAGAGGCCGCCGCCATACCGGAAACGTTCTTCACCGTGTGGGTTAACGTATTCCAGCGCGGCCATCTGAAAGCCGGCGAAACGGTGCTGATCCACGGCGGCACCTCCGGTATCGGCACCGTTGCCACCCTGCTGGCCAAGGCATTCTGCGCACGGGTCATGACCACCGTCGGTTCCGAGGAAAAACGTCAAGCCAGCCTGGCGCTCGGTGCAGACGTTGCAATCAACTACCGTACGGAAGATTTTGTCGAACAAACCCTGCAGGCCACTAATGGCAAAGGCGCCGAGGTGATTGTCGACCTGATTGCCGGTGATTACCTGGCCAAAAACTATCAGGCCGCCGCCATGGATGGGCGCATCGTGCAGATCGGCACGCAGAACGGCGTGGTGAAGGAATTGAATTTGATGCCGATGTTGATCAAGCGCCTGACGCATACCGGCTCGACGCTACGCGCGCGCAGCGTCGAAGATAAAGCGCAGATCGCCGCCGATTTGCAGCAGAAGGTCTGGCCGTTGCTGGAGCGCGGAGCGCTCAAGCCACAAATATTCAAAACCTTCCCGCTGGAACAGGCGGCCGCTGCGCACGCGCTGATGGAGTCCAGCGCGCACATCGGCAAAATCATGCTGACGCAATAA
- the cspE gene encoding transcription antiterminator/RNA stability regulator CspE: MSNMIKGQVKWFNESKGFGFITPADGSKDVFVHFSAIQDQGFKTLAEGQNVQFSIENGAKGPSAANVTAI; this comes from the coding sequence ATGTCTAACATGATCAAAGGTCAAGTGAAGTGGTTCAACGAGTCTAAAGGTTTTGGTTTCATCACTCCTGCTGACGGCAGCAAAGACGTGTTCGTACACTTCTCTGCTATCCAGGATCAAGGCTTCAAGACCCTGGCTGAAGGCCAGAACGTTCAGTTCTCTATCGAGAACGGCGCTAAAGGTCCATCAGCGGCTAACGTTACCGCTATCTAA
- a CDS encoding oligosaccharide MFS transporter, which translates to MNALTTPTKSAYYKMSSFIFLYFFTWSASFGLYALWLAQKAGLDSVTIGSVFAVNGIFAVIMKPVYGYIMDKIGMSKNLLYFVVLTSVLMAPFFIYVYQPLLASHTPIGIIIGALYLSLGWYAGVAASESYADRFSRLYGLEFGQIRMWGSLGWALAASFSGLLFNISPAMNFMLSSATSLLMLAVLLSLRIGEAQLRNNDVIAQEKIVFADVIMLLKNRKFWMFSLYVAGVAWMMFIAEQQFPRYFVSFFDSQAQGNAMYGYLSTVQSGLEFLMMMAIPFLVNHFGAKKGLLFTGVLVGARLIASGLTSDPIVISIIKPFYGMEISMLLISVFKYIAEHFSKRVNATMYLLGYQAMIYVGSIVIAPPAGYLYDRIGFEHTYLIMGCIALLFTGVSAFTLSSCQSKRPVRAAPSLAKNADLTTLKR; encoded by the coding sequence ATGAATGCCCTCACCACGCCGACCAAATCGGCTTATTACAAGATGAGCAGTTTTATTTTCCTGTATTTTTTCACCTGGTCGGCCAGCTTCGGACTGTATGCGCTGTGGCTGGCTCAAAAAGCCGGACTGGACAGCGTTACCATCGGCAGCGTGTTTGCCGTCAACGGCATTTTTGCGGTGATCATGAAGCCGGTTTACGGCTACATCATGGATAAAATCGGCATGAGTAAAAATCTGCTGTATTTCGTGGTGTTGACCTCGGTCTTGATGGCGCCGTTTTTCATTTATGTCTATCAACCGCTGCTCGCCAGCCACACGCCGATCGGTATCATCATCGGTGCGTTGTATCTCAGCCTCGGCTGGTACGCCGGGGTGGCGGCATCGGAATCCTACGCCGATCGCTTCAGCCGGCTGTATGGGCTGGAGTTCGGCCAGATACGCATGTGGGGATCGCTGGGCTGGGCATTGGCCGCATCGTTTTCCGGTCTGCTGTTCAATATCTCGCCGGCGATGAATTTCATGCTCAGCAGCGCGACCTCGCTGCTGATGCTGGCGGTGCTGCTCAGTTTGCGTATCGGCGAAGCGCAATTGCGCAATAACGATGTCATCGCGCAAGAAAAAATCGTCTTTGCCGACGTCATCATGCTGCTGAAGAACCGCAAGTTCTGGATGTTCAGTCTGTACGTCGCCGGCGTCGCCTGGATGATGTTTATCGCCGAACAACAGTTTCCGCGCTATTTCGTTTCTTTCTTTGACAGCCAGGCGCAGGGCAATGCCATGTACGGCTATCTGAGCACCGTACAGTCCGGCCTCGAATTCCTGATGATGATGGCAATCCCGTTTCTGGTTAACCATTTCGGTGCCAAAAAAGGATTGCTGTTTACCGGTGTGCTGGTCGGCGCACGCCTGATCGCCTCCGGCCTGACCAGCGATCCGATCGTGATTTCGATTATCAAACCGTTTTACGGCATGGAAATTTCGATGCTGCTGATTTCGGTATTCAAATACATTGCCGAACACTTCAGCAAGCGCGTCAATGCCACCATGTACCTGCTGGGCTATCAGGCGATGATCTACGTCGGTTCGATCGTCATCGCACCGCCAGCCGGCTATCTGTATGACCGCATCGGTTTTGAGCACACCTATCTGATCATGGGCTGTATCGCCCTGCTGTTCACCGGCGTTTCAGCGTTTACGCTGTCCAGTTGCCAAAGCAAACGGCCGGTACGTGCAGCGCCGTCGCTGGCGAAGAACGCCGATCTCACCACATTGAAACGATAA
- a CDS encoding endonuclease/exonuclease/phosphatase family protein, translating into MIGITATLTLLLALVTVAPMSKHPAWWIRVWDFPRLQILALSLLVLLANLLFLPLSSPLVWTLMAVNLACVIYQAVWIYPYTALSKPQVLDYTGYQSKPRLRILVSNVLTPNRHADKLLALVAAERPDVLVAVETDAWWETQLAPLERDYPYRLACPQDNLYGMHVYSRLPLSDAEIQYLVDKEIPSMHMLVQLPDGPAVRLHCVHPMPPSPTENDESEDRDAELVLVGKSVVDAKLPVIVTGDLNDVAWSTTTRLFLKVSGLLDPRRGRGMFSTFHSGYPFLRWPLDHVFHSDDFILGSLRRLPDIGSDHFPIMAELVYAPKQGAQQESLEKDGQDEALAQEKLASTDSDPDDVHAPAA; encoded by the coding sequence GTGATAGGGATTACCGCCACACTGACGCTATTATTGGCGCTGGTAACCGTTGCGCCGATGTCAAAGCACCCTGCCTGGTGGATTCGGGTATGGGATTTTCCGCGCTTGCAGATACTGGCGCTGTCGTTACTGGTGCTGCTGGCCAATCTGCTGTTCTTGCCCTTGTCGTCACCGTTGGTGTGGACGCTGATGGCGGTTAACCTCGCCTGCGTGATTTACCAGGCCGTGTGGATTTACCCCTACACCGCGCTGAGTAAGCCGCAAGTGCTGGATTATACCGGCTATCAGTCCAAGCCGCGCCTGCGGATCCTGGTGTCCAACGTGCTGACGCCAAACCGCCATGCGGACAAACTGCTGGCATTGGTGGCAGCGGAGCGTCCCGACGTGCTGGTGGCAGTGGAAACCGACGCCTGGTGGGAAACGCAGCTGGCACCGCTGGAACGGGATTACCCGTACCGACTAGCCTGCCCGCAGGACAATCTGTACGGCATGCACGTTTATTCTCGTCTGCCGCTCAGCGATGCCGAAATCCAGTATCTGGTGGACAAAGAGATCCCATCGATGCACATGCTGGTACAACTGCCTGATGGCCCGGCAGTGCGCTTGCATTGCGTGCACCCGATGCCGCCGAGCCCGACGGAAAATGACGAATCGGAAGATCGTGACGCTGAACTGGTGTTGGTCGGTAAAAGCGTGGTAGATGCCAAGCTGCCGGTGATCGTGACCGGTGACTTGAATGACGTGGCATGGTCGACCACCACCCGGCTGTTTCTGAAGGTCAGCGGCCTGCTGGATCCGCGCCGCGGTCGCGGGATGTTCAGTACCTTCCATTCAGGCTATCCGTTCCTGCGCTGGCCGCTGGATCACGTGTTTCACAGCGATGACTTTATTTTGGGCAGCCTGCGGCGTTTGCCGGATATCGGCTCTGACCACTTCCCGATCATGGCGGAACTGGTGTATGCGCCGAAGCAGGGCGCGCAGCAGGAAAGTCTGGAAAAAGACGGTCAGGATGAGGCGCTGGCGCAAGAAAAGCTGGCCAGCACCGACAGCGATCCGGACGACGTGCATGCGCCGGCCGCCTAG
- a CDS encoding SDR family oxidoreductase: MQNQRLALVIGANGVIGAKLIEHLAQQRWQVIGVSRRGGQACPGVRYLAVDLLDAQATRQALQPLTQVTHIFYAAYQDAPDWASLVAPNLAMLQNVVEAVEPGATGLQHISLMQGYKVYGAHLGPFKTPARESDAGHMPPEFNLDQQYYLQQRQQGKRWQWSAIRPSVVGGFSLGNPMNLALSIAVYASISKALNLPLRFPGKPGAYHSLLEMTDAGLLANATLWAATEPQAANQAFNINNGDLFRWSEMWPKIADYFALPVAPPLPMPLTQMMADKATLWGDMALQHQLAETDYRQVASWPFVDFVFSWDYDMFADGSKARRLGFHQFVATDSMFFALFDEFRRRKIIP, translated from the coding sequence ATGCAAAACCAACGGCTGGCATTAGTAATTGGCGCCAATGGCGTTATCGGCGCCAAATTGATTGAACACCTGGCACAGCAGCGCTGGCAGGTGATCGGCGTTTCGCGTCGCGGTGGACAGGCGTGTCCCGGCGTGCGCTATCTGGCGGTGGATTTACTGGATGCGCAGGCGACGCGCCAGGCCTTGCAGCCGTTGACGCAGGTGACGCATATCTTTTATGCCGCTTACCAGGACGCGCCGGATTGGGCCAGCCTGGTGGCGCCGAATCTGGCCATGTTGCAGAACGTGGTGGAGGCAGTAGAGCCTGGCGCCACAGGCTTGCAGCACATCAGCCTGATGCAGGGCTACAAGGTATACGGCGCGCATCTGGGGCCGTTTAAAACCCCGGCGCGGGAAAGCGATGCCGGCCACATGCCGCCGGAGTTTAATCTCGATCAACAGTATTATCTGCAGCAGCGACAGCAGGGCAAACGTTGGCAGTGGTCGGCGATTCGCCCGAGCGTTGTGGGCGGTTTTTCCCTGGGTAATCCGATGAATCTGGCGCTGTCGATTGCGGTGTATGCCTCGATCAGCAAAGCGCTGAACCTGCCGCTACGTTTTCCCGGCAAGCCGGGCGCCTATCATAGCCTGTTGGAAATGACCGACGCCGGATTGCTGGCTAACGCGACGCTGTGGGCGGCCACCGAACCGCAGGCGGCGAACCAGGCGTTCAATATCAATAACGGCGATCTGTTCCGCTGGAGCGAAATGTGGCCGAAAATTGCCGACTATTTTGCGCTGCCGGTCGCGCCGCCACTGCCGATGCCGTTAACGCAGATGATGGCGGACAAGGCAACGTTGTGGGGCGATATGGCGCTTCAGCATCAGTTGGCCGAGACGGATTATCGGCAGGTGGCGAGTTGGCCGTTTGTCGATTTCGTGTTTTCCTGGGACTACGACATGTTCGCCGATGGCAGCAAGGCACGGCGTTTGGGGTTTCATCAATTTGTTGCAACCGACAGCATGTTCTTTGCGTTGTTCGATGAATTTCGGCGCCGTAAGATAATTCCATAA